A genomic segment from Actinomadura hallensis encodes:
- a CDS encoding phosphotriesterase family protein, with translation MTPREETGRLRTVTGMIATSDVTGPVLAHEHLQLDLRWPARPKLVESDPRRFLDEEKPVQRELNTLRKEHGLGVVVDLTCSGMGRNAAALARISAGSRVAVVAGTGVFTEPFHPAFVREAMESGVELLVERLLAEVGFGMDGTNALPGVIGEIGTWGEAPTEAEELCLRAAARAAHYSGLSVATYGRAGVAQLEILTAAGLPPERVAVGQQDLVDDPGQHRKIAETGAYVSFGSLGLAGEDHAAIGARVRAVMDLLEAGHASRVLLSTGVSRMAQLTRYGGAGYGYLFETFLPALRAAGADEATLEQILRDNPLRWLSGS, from the coding sequence ATGACCCCCCGTGAGGAGACCGGGCGGCTGCGCACCGTCACCGGCATGATCGCCACGTCCGACGTCACCGGGCCGGTGCTCGCGCACGAACACCTGCAGCTCGACCTGCGCTGGCCCGCGCGCCCCAAGCTGGTCGAGTCCGACCCGCGCCGCTTCCTGGACGAGGAGAAGCCCGTCCAGCGGGAGCTGAACACGCTCCGCAAGGAGCACGGGCTCGGCGTGGTCGTCGACCTCACCTGCTCCGGCATGGGACGCAACGCCGCCGCGCTCGCCCGCATCAGCGCGGGCTCCCGCGTGGCCGTCGTCGCCGGGACCGGCGTGTTCACCGAGCCGTTCCACCCGGCGTTCGTGCGGGAGGCCATGGAGTCCGGCGTCGAGCTGCTCGTCGAGCGGCTGCTGGCCGAGGTCGGCTTCGGCATGGACGGCACCAACGCGCTGCCGGGCGTCATCGGGGAGATCGGGACCTGGGGCGAGGCCCCGACCGAGGCGGAGGAGCTGTGCCTGCGCGCCGCCGCCCGCGCCGCCCACTACTCCGGCCTTTCGGTCGCCACCTACGGTCGGGCGGGCGTGGCCCAGCTGGAGATCCTCACCGCCGCCGGGCTGCCGCCGGAGCGCGTGGCGGTCGGCCAGCAGGACCTGGTCGACGACCCCGGCCAGCACCGCAAGATCGCCGAGACGGGCGCCTACGTCTCGTTCGGCTCGCTCGGCCTCGCGGGGGAGGACCACGCGGCGATCGGCGCGCGCGTCCGCGCCGTGATGGACCTCCTCGAAGCCGGTCACGCCTCCCGCGTCCTGCTGAGCACGGGCGTCTCCCGGATGGCGCAGCTCACCCGCTACGGCGGCGCCGGCTACGGCTACCTGTTCGAGACGTTCCTCCCCGCGCTGCGGGCGGCGGGCGCCGACGAGGCGACCCTCGAGCAGATCCTCCGCGACAACCCGCTGCGCTGGCTGAGCGGCTCCTGA
- a CDS encoding YihY/virulence factor BrkB family protein, with protein MTTVSDAEGVPPAGDPGPGAGRRAPAPGAARPHRAAPGTAPSADGVPETAASGEASAVPASAEDHRSAPGDGSPHGAHSNETRPGGVEGEAGRAGRLRARARAAAYAAPRIVWTLTKGTAAGAFRYRVTGLAAEAAFFALLSLPPLVIGLIGTMGHLRGLFQPGTVAEVRAWVIDQARTVLTAPAVDTVVVPLIDDVIKGGSPDIVSLSFLLSLWAGSRATNVYIDTISIAYGLSGIRGVIRTRLRAFFLYLVGLVVLLTVIPLLVAGPALVQQALPESAGLVQALYWPVVVTLSIIFLATLYHLSVPVRTPWHRDLPGAVLALLIWIGGSFGLRLFLAGSLSGVSVYGSLSAAIAVMAWLYVAALAVLIGAALNAEIDRLWPTPDTARARAVRDAGEDAGEDAGEDTAGRAGDAAGGAATPGEDRREE; from the coding sequence GTGACGACCGTCTCCGACGCCGAGGGCGTCCCGCCCGCGGGAGATCCCGGACCGGGCGCGGGCCGCCGCGCCCCGGCGCCGGGCGCCGCCCGTCCGCACCGCGCCGCGCCGGGGACGGCGCCCTCCGCCGACGGCGTCCCCGAGACCGCCGCCTCCGGAGAGGCCTCCGCGGTCCCCGCCTCCGCGGAGGACCATCGCTCCGCGCCCGGTGACGGCTCCCCGCACGGCGCCCACTCGAACGAGACGCGTCCCGGCGGCGTGGAGGGGGAGGCCGGCCGGGCCGGGCGCCTGCGGGCGCGCGCCCGCGCGGCGGCGTACGCGGCGCCCCGGATCGTCTGGACGCTGACCAAGGGCACCGCCGCCGGCGCGTTCCGCTACCGGGTGACCGGGCTGGCGGCCGAGGCGGCGTTCTTCGCGCTGCTGTCGCTGCCGCCGCTCGTCATCGGCCTGATCGGCACGATGGGACACCTGCGCGGGCTGTTCCAGCCGGGCACCGTCGCCGAGGTCCGCGCCTGGGTGATCGACCAGGCGCGGACCGTGCTGACGGCGCCCGCGGTCGACACGGTCGTCGTCCCGCTGATCGACGACGTGATCAAGGGCGGGAGCCCCGACATCGTGTCGCTGAGCTTCCTGCTCTCCCTGTGGGCGGGGTCGCGGGCGACGAACGTCTACATCGACACGATCAGCATCGCCTACGGGCTGTCGGGCATCCGCGGCGTGATCCGCACCCGGCTGCGCGCGTTCTTCCTGTACCTGGTCGGCCTGGTCGTCCTGCTGACCGTCATCCCGCTGCTGGTGGCGGGGCCCGCGCTGGTGCAGCAGGCGCTGCCGGAGAGCGCCGGGCTCGTGCAGGCGCTGTACTGGCCGGTCGTCGTGACGCTGTCGATCATTTTCCTGGCGACGCTGTACCACCTGAGCGTCCCGGTGCGGACGCCCTGGCACCGCGACCTGCCCGGCGCCGTCCTCGCGCTGCTCATCTGGATCGGCGGCAGCTTCGGGCTGCGGCTCTTCCTGGCCGGGTCGCTCAGCGGCGTGTCGGTGTACGGGTCGCTGTCGGCCGCCATCGCGGTGATGGCGTGGCTGTACGTGGCGGCGCTCGCGGTGCTGATCGGGGCCGCGCTGAACGCCGAGATCGACCGGCTCTGGCCGACCCCCGACACCGCGCGCGCCCGCGCCGTCCGCGACGCCGGGGAGGACGCGGGGGAGGACGCGGGGGAGGACACGGCCGGGAGGGCGGGGGACGCCGCGGGCGGAGCGGCGACTCCGGGTGAGGACCGTCGCGAAGAGTAA
- a CDS encoding nitrite/sulfite reductase yields MPPASKRKKAEGQWALGYREPLNKNEELKKNDDGLNVRRRIIDIYSKNGFDSIDPADLRGRFRWMGLYTQRRPGIDGGKTGALTDEELEDRYFMMRIRIDGGQLDVRSLRTIADISTRYARGTADITDRQNVQLHWVRIEDVPAIWEALESVGLHTTEACGDVPRTIIGCPLAGIADDEIIDATPQLRDIHDRYIGSPEFSNLPRKYKTALSGCSSHCTVHEINDVAFVGVVNEEGETGYQVFVGGGLSTNPMFAQSLGVFVKPEQATEVWHGVTSIFRDYGYRRLRNRARLKFLVKDWGAEKFREVLEKEYLGYSLPDGPEPAAPRPERDHVGIHRQKDGNYYVGFAPRAGRVNGELLGIVADLAERYGSGRVRTTIEQKMVILDVPEENTEALAAELAEHDLQVRPSTFRRQTMACTGIEYCKLAIVDTKHRAMKLIDELEERLPDFDQPLSINVNGCPNACARIQVGDIGLKGQLVVDENGDQVEGFQIHLGGQLGASFGKKVRGLKTTSAGLADYIERVVRNYDKQRDEGETFAAWVQRADEADLK; encoded by the coding sequence GTGCCACCCGCGAGTAAGCGCAAGAAGGCCGAGGGCCAGTGGGCCCTCGGGTACCGGGAACCGCTCAACAAGAACGAGGAACTCAAGAAGAACGACGACGGGCTCAACGTCCGCCGCCGCATCATCGACATCTACTCCAAGAACGGTTTCGACTCGATCGACCCCGCCGACCTGCGCGGCCGCTTCCGCTGGATGGGGCTCTACACCCAGCGCAGGCCCGGCATCGACGGCGGCAAGACCGGGGCCCTCACGGACGAGGAGCTCGAAGACCGCTACTTCATGATGCGGATCCGGATCGACGGCGGGCAGCTCGACGTCAGGTCGCTGCGCACCATCGCCGACATCTCCACCCGGTACGCCCGCGGCACCGCCGACATCACCGACCGGCAGAACGTCCAGCTGCACTGGGTCCGCATCGAGGACGTCCCCGCCATCTGGGAGGCGCTCGAGTCGGTCGGCCTCCACACGACGGAGGCGTGCGGCGACGTCCCGCGCACCATCATCGGCTGCCCGCTGGCCGGGATCGCCGACGACGAGATCATCGACGCGACGCCGCAGCTGCGCGACATCCACGACCGCTACATCGGCTCCCCCGAGTTCTCGAACCTGCCGCGCAAGTACAAGACGGCGCTGTCCGGCTGCTCCTCGCACTGCACGGTCCACGAGATCAACGACGTCGCGTTCGTGGGCGTCGTGAACGAGGAGGGCGAGACCGGCTACCAGGTGTTCGTCGGCGGCGGGCTGTCCACCAACCCGATGTTCGCGCAGAGCCTCGGCGTCTTCGTCAAGCCGGAGCAGGCCACCGAGGTGTGGCACGGCGTCACCTCGATCTTCCGCGACTACGGGTACCGGCGGCTGCGCAACCGCGCCCGGCTGAAGTTCCTGGTGAAGGACTGGGGCGCGGAGAAGTTCCGCGAGGTGCTGGAGAAGGAGTACCTCGGCTACTCCCTGCCGGACGGCCCCGAGCCCGCCGCCCCGCGCCCCGAGCGCGACCATGTCGGGATCCACCGGCAGAAGGACGGCAACTACTACGTCGGCTTCGCCCCGCGCGCCGGCCGCGTGAACGGCGAGCTGCTCGGGATCGTCGCCGACCTCGCCGAGCGCTACGGCTCGGGCCGGGTGCGGACCACCATCGAGCAGAAGATGGTGATCCTCGACGTCCCCGAGGAGAACACCGAGGCGCTCGCCGCGGAGCTGGCCGAGCACGACCTCCAGGTCCGCCCCTCGACGTTCCGGCGGCAGACGATGGCGTGCACCGGCATCGAGTACTGCAAGCTCGCGATCGTCGACACCAAGCACCGCGCCATGAAGCTGATCGACGAGCTGGAGGAGCGCCTGCCGGACTTCGACCAGCCGCTCAGCATCAACGTGAACGGCTGCCCGAACGCCTGCGCCCGCATCCAGGTCGGCGACATCGGCCTGAAGGGCCAGCTCGTCGTGGACGAGAACGGCGACCAGGTCGAGGGCTTCCAGATCCACCTGGGCGGGCAGCTCGGCGCTTCGTTCGGCAAGAAGGTCCGCGGGCTGAAGACGACCTCCGCCGGGCTGGCCGACTACATCGAGCGCGTCGTCCGCAACTACGACAAGCAGCGGGACGAGGGCGAGACGTTCGCCGCGTGGGTGCAGCGCGCCGACGAGGCGGACCTGAAGTGA
- a CDS encoding sucrase ferredoxin gives MIDGGTSLTRGKGCGHCIGSHTGERPCLASATSKARSWLLIEHPGPWPERVENLTDPAPVAAAVHAALDAGVRPQLIRRPGRRPGIPPVQVYAAYSRGREVWMEGRELADPGELAELDLGALAAGRSPGLGEPVTEPLLLVCTHGRRNACCARTGAPLARALTARFDHLVWETTHVGGDRFAANLVCLPHGLYYGDLGEKQAVAAADAYLRGEVVLERLRGRGGTPEPVQAAEHFVREHTGRFGLDEVSVVSITEGTTRHEAVVAVQENRYRVIVESVEQPTPCGPDCGENLKTYVVRELTLLNTAALV, from the coding sequence ATGATCGACGGGGGGACCTCCTTGACGCGCGGCAAGGGCTGCGGGCACTGCATCGGCAGCCACACGGGGGAACGGCCCTGCCTGGCGAGCGCGACCTCGAAGGCGCGCTCCTGGCTGCTGATCGAGCACCCCGGGCCGTGGCCGGAGCGCGTCGAGAACCTGACGGACCCCGCCCCCGTCGCCGCGGCCGTGCACGCCGCGCTTGACGCCGGCGTCCGCCCGCAGCTGATCCGCCGGCCGGGGCGCCGGCCCGGCATCCCGCCCGTCCAGGTCTACGCCGCGTACTCGCGCGGCCGGGAGGTCTGGATGGAGGGACGGGAGCTGGCCGACCCCGGGGAGCTCGCGGAGCTCGACCTCGGCGCCCTCGCGGCGGGCCGCTCGCCCGGCCTCGGGGAGCCCGTGACCGAGCCGCTGCTGCTGGTCTGCACGCACGGACGCCGCAACGCCTGCTGCGCCCGTACCGGCGCGCCGCTCGCCCGTGCCCTCACCGCACGTTTCGACCACCTCGTCTGGGAGACCACCCATGTCGGTGGTGACCGATTTGCGGCGAACTTGGTATGTCTTCCCCACGGGCTCTACTACGGCGACCTCGGCGAGAAGCAGGCGGTGGCGGCGGCCGACGCCTACCTGAGGGGCGAGGTCGTCCTGGAGAGGCTGCGGGGGCGCGGCGGGACGCCGGAGCCCGTGCAGGCCGCCGAGCACTTCGTCCGGGAGCACACCGGCCGCTTCGGCCTGGACGAGGTGAGCGTGGTCTCGATCACCGAGGGAACAACTCGACACGAAGCGGTCGTTGCAGTACAGGAGAACCGTTACCGGGTCATCGTCGAGTCCGTCGAGCAACCGACTCCATGCGGGCCGGACTGCGGGGAGAACCTGAAAACCTACGTTGTTAGGGAACTCACCCTTCTCAACACGGCGGCACTCGTGTAA
- a CDS encoding phosphoadenylyl-sulfate reductase — MTLLETDRPTLDLEDIVESASAALEGAPTLEIIRWAAATFGDRICLTSSMSDAALIHLVSKVKPGIDVLFVDTGYHFAETIGTRDAVEAVYPVNVINVTPSRTVEEQEAALGPRLFGRNPDLCCHLRKVEPLSRALEGYMAWFSGIRRDETASRRDRRVVEWDRRRGMVKVNPILDWTQEDVDNYIEDNGVLVNPLHYDGYPSIGCAPCTRPVAPGEDPRSGRWAGMGKTECGIHL; from the coding sequence GTGACCCTTCTGGAGACCGACAGACCCACCCTCGATCTCGAAGACATCGTCGAATCGGCCTCCGCCGCGCTGGAGGGCGCGCCCACGCTGGAGATAATCCGGTGGGCCGCCGCCACGTTCGGCGACCGCATCTGCCTCACCTCGTCCATGTCGGACGCGGCGCTGATCCACCTGGTGTCGAAGGTGAAGCCGGGCATAGACGTCCTGTTCGTCGACACCGGCTACCACTTCGCCGAGACGATCGGCACCCGGGACGCGGTCGAGGCCGTCTACCCCGTGAACGTCATCAACGTCACCCCGTCCCGCACGGTCGAGGAGCAGGAGGCGGCCCTCGGGCCGCGGCTGTTCGGCCGCAACCCCGACCTGTGCTGCCACCTGCGCAAGGTGGAGCCGCTCAGCCGCGCGCTCGAGGGCTACATGGCCTGGTTCAGCGGCATCCGCCGGGACGAGACCGCGAGCCGCCGCGACCGCCGCGTCGTCGAGTGGGACCGCAGGCGCGGCATGGTCAAGGTGAACCCGATCCTGGACTGGACCCAGGAGGACGTGGACAACTACATCGAGGACAACGGGGTGCTGGTCAACCCCCTGCACTACGACGGCTACCCCTCGATCGGATGCGCGCCGTGCACGCGCCCGGTCGCGCCCGGCGAGGACCCCCGCAGCGGCCGCTGGGCCGGGATGGGCAAGACCGAGTGCGGAATCCACCTGTGA
- a CDS encoding sirohydrochlorin chelatase: MVAVAHGSRDPRAAATVAELLGAVRDRRPDVPVHASFLDHGPPAPDRVLDGLARDGAEDAVVLPLLLTAAYHSKTDIPGVLSRVRARRPRLRLRTAGTLGPHPLLMGALERRLSDVGVEPGDPGTAVVLVSAGSSDASANATIARLAREWRSRGWWDAVPAYASAASPGPAEAVAALLEAGAPRVAVASYFLAPGHFADKVRAASLAAGAAAVSPVLGAAPEVADLVVHRYEETLAASRAATAV, encoded by the coding sequence ATGGTCGCGGTGGCGCACGGGAGCCGCGACCCCCGCGCCGCCGCGACCGTCGCGGAGCTGCTCGGCGCCGTCCGGGACCGGCGCCCGGACGTGCCGGTCCACGCCTCGTTCCTCGACCACGGCCCGCCCGCGCCCGACCGCGTCCTGGACGGCCTCGCCCGGGACGGCGCGGAGGACGCGGTCGTGTTGCCGCTGCTGCTCACCGCCGCCTACCACAGCAAGACCGACATCCCCGGCGTCCTGAGCCGGGTGCGGGCCCGCCGTCCGCGGCTGCGGCTCCGCACGGCCGGGACGCTGGGCCCGCACCCGCTGCTGATGGGCGCCCTGGAGCGCCGTCTGTCCGACGTGGGAGTGGAGCCGGGCGACCCGGGCACGGCCGTCGTCCTGGTCTCGGCGGGCTCCAGCGACGCGTCCGCCAACGCCACCATCGCGCGGCTGGCCCGCGAGTGGCGGTCGCGCGGGTGGTGGGACGCCGTCCCCGCCTACGCGTCGGCCGCCTCCCCGGGGCCGGCCGAGGCGGTGGCGGCGCTGCTGGAGGCGGGCGCCCCCCGCGTCGCGGTGGCGTCGTACTTCCTTGCGCCGGGCCACTTCGCCGACAAGGTGCGGGCCGCGTCGCTGGCCGCGGGCGCCGCGGCGGTCTCCCCCGTCCTCGGGGCGGCCCCGGAGGTCGCCGACCTGGTCGTCCACCGGTACGAGGAGACCCTGGCCGCGTCGCGGGCGGCGACCGCCGTGTGA
- a CDS encoding DUF1707 SHOCT-like domain-containing protein — protein sequence MSQSSPQPERPARRPRDRRQDLHPGRPESDPLDAAPAEPPGPVAPRETDAVRGAEAVRASDAEREAVVERLRIASVEGRLTFEELTERSEAAYAAVTRGELDRITADLPGMGAPGANPAPRQEKRKFSAVMGDCKERIVGRIDGPLEAVAVMGDVELDLRGAQVPTGEIAVTATAVMGDVKIIVPDGVSVELSGHAFLGDRRVKVREPRPGARVPVVRVTAHAVMGDVKIVDDEHHAPFRRAVASWWRDRK from the coding sequence ATGAGTCAGTCCAGCCCGCAGCCTGAGCGGCCCGCGCGCCGCCCGCGGGACCGGCGGCAGGACCTCCACCCCGGCCGGCCCGAATCCGACCCCCTCGATGCGGCTCCCGCCGAGCCGCCGGGGCCGGTCGCCCCGCGGGAGACGGACGCGGTGCGGGGGGCCGAGGCCGTGCGGGCCTCCGACGCCGAGCGGGAGGCCGTCGTCGAGCGGCTGCGGATCGCCTCCGTCGAGGGACGGCTCACCTTCGAGGAACTGACCGAGCGCAGCGAGGCCGCCTACGCGGCCGTCACGCGCGGCGAACTCGACCGCATCACCGCCGACCTGCCCGGCATGGGCGCGCCCGGCGCCAACCCCGCGCCCCGGCAGGAGAAGCGCAAGTTCAGCGCCGTCATGGGCGACTGCAAGGAACGGATCGTCGGCCGCATCGACGGGCCCCTGGAGGCGGTGGCGGTCATGGGCGACGTGGAGCTCGACCTGCGCGGCGCGCAGGTCCCCACCGGCGAGATCGCCGTGACCGCCACGGCCGTGATGGGCGACGTCAAGATCATCGTCCCGGACGGCGTCAGCGTCGAGCTGTCCGGTCACGCGTTCCTCGGCGACCGCAGGGTCAAGGTCCGCGAGCCCCGGCCCGGGGCCCGCGTCCCCGTCGTCCGGGTCACCGCCCACGCCGTGATGGGGGACGTCAAGATCGTCGACGACGAGCACCACGCCCCGTTCCGCCGCGCCGTGGCCTCCTGGTGGCGCGACAGGAAGTGA
- a CDS encoding glycerol-3-phosphate dehydrogenase/oxidase → MNTSEPDPRTSLNATRRERELAALPDEVVDVLVVGLGATGAGAALDAASRGLSVAAIDAHDLAFGTSRWSSKLVHGGLRYLASGQVDVAYESAVERGVLMRRTAPHLVRALPFVMPLTATVPPSRALAARGALRAGDVLRLAARTPRSVLPGPRRLSAVETLRLAPPLRAHGLRGGLLSWDGQLSDDVRLVTALARTAAGHGARILTRCRALTLTGDGALVRDELTGREISVRARAVVNAAGVWAGGLVEGVRLRPSRGTHLVLAADTLRGLTAGMQIPVPGAASRFLLVLPQGDGRVYVGLTDEPADGPIPDVPEPSASEIGFLLDILGSALDVPVRRGDVIGAYAGLRPLLDLGRGRDTADISRRHAVLTSRDGVVTIVGGKLTTYRRMAQDAVDAAVRARGLSAGPSRTARLPLVGAAPRDRLDVLDAPSRLVHRYGTEAPLLTALGRDDPALLEPVVPGLPVLGAELAWAVLHEGALDAGDLLDRRTRIGLVASDREAALPVAEALLPHGALH, encoded by the coding sequence GTGAACACATCGGAACCGGACCCGCGGACCTCGCTCAACGCGACGCGCAGGGAACGCGAACTCGCCGCACTGCCGGACGAGGTGGTGGACGTCCTCGTCGTCGGCCTCGGCGCCACCGGCGCGGGCGCGGCGCTGGACGCCGCCTCCCGGGGCCTGTCGGTCGCCGCGATCGACGCCCACGACCTGGCGTTCGGCACGTCCCGCTGGAGCTCCAAGCTCGTCCACGGAGGGCTGCGCTACCTCGCGTCCGGGCAGGTCGACGTGGCCTACGAGAGCGCGGTCGAGCGCGGGGTGCTGATGCGGCGCACCGCCCCGCACCTGGTCCGCGCGCTGCCGTTCGTGATGCCGTTGACCGCGACCGTGCCGCCGTCGCGCGCGCTGGCCGCCCGCGGCGCGCTGCGCGCCGGGGACGTGCTGCGGCTCGCCGCCCGCACCCCCCGCTCGGTGCTGCCCGGCCCGCGCCGCCTGTCGGCGGTCGAGACGCTGCGGCTCGCCCCGCCGCTGCGGGCCCACGGGCTGCGCGGCGGGCTGCTGTCGTGGGACGGCCAGCTGTCCGACGACGTCCGCCTGGTCACCGCGCTCGCCCGCACCGCGGCCGGGCACGGCGCCCGCATCCTGACCCGCTGCCGGGCGCTGACGCTGACCGGGGACGGCGCGCTCGTCCGCGACGAGCTGACCGGCAGGGAGATCAGCGTCCGCGCGAGGGCCGTGGTGAACGCCGCGGGCGTCTGGGCGGGCGGCCTGGTGGAGGGCGTGCGCCTGCGCCCGTCGCGCGGCACCCACCTCGTGCTCGCGGCGGACACCCTGCGGGGGCTGACGGCCGGGATGCAGATCCCGGTCCCGGGCGCCGCCAGCCGCTTCCTGCTCGTGCTGCCGCAGGGCGACGGGCGCGTCTACGTCGGCCTCACCGACGAGCCCGCCGACGGCCCGATCCCGGACGTGCCCGAGCCGTCGGCGAGCGAGATCGGGTTCCTGCTCGACATCCTGGGCTCCGCGCTGGACGTCCCCGTCCGGCGCGGCGACGTGATCGGCGCGTACGCCGGGCTGCGGCCCCTGCTGGACCTCGGGCGGGGCCGCGACACCGCCGACATCTCCCGCAGGCACGCCGTGCTGACCTCCCGGGACGGCGTCGTCACGATCGTCGGCGGCAAGCTGACCACCTACCGGCGGATGGCGCAGGACGCCGTCGACGCGGCGGTGCGCGCCCGCGGGCTGTCCGCCGGGCCGAGCCGGACCGCCCGGCTGCCGCTCGTCGGCGCGGCCCCGCGGGACCGGCTGGACGTCCTCGACGCGCCGTCCCGCCTCGTCCACCGGTACGGGACCGAGGCGCCGCTGCTGACCGCGCTCGGCAGGGACGACCCCGCCCTGCTCGAACCGGTCGTCCCGGGGCTGCCGGTCCTCGGGGCGGAGCTGGCCTGGGCGGTGCTGCACGAGGGCGCGCTGGACGCCGGCGACCTCCTCGACCGCCGCACCCGCATCGGGCTCGTCGCGTCCGACCGGGAGGCGGCGCTGCCCGTCGCGGAGGCCCTGCTGCCCCACGGCGCGCTGCACTGA
- a CDS encoding WhiB family transcriptional regulator, which translates to MAQVRRQANLPRPSWGWQDAAACRGEDLVLFFGPDGERQPEREIRERKAKQICMGCPVRTECLDYAVSRPEKYGTWGGLNEDERASERRRRMRRANAA; encoded by the coding sequence ATGGCTCAGGTACGTCGGCAGGCAAACCTCCCTCGTCCCAGCTGGGGCTGGCAGGACGCCGCGGCGTGCCGGGGGGAAGACCTCGTCCTCTTCTTCGGTCCCGACGGTGAGCGCCAGCCCGAGCGGGAGATCCGTGAGCGCAAGGCGAAGCAGATCTGCATGGGCTGCCCCGTCCGCACGGAATGCCTGGACTACGCGGTCTCCAGGCCCGAGAAGTACGGCACGTGGGGCGGCCTCAACGAAGACGAGCGCGCGTCCGAGCGCCGTCGCCGGATGCGTCGCGCCAACGCCGCCTAG
- a CDS encoding phosphoribosyltransferase: MPWNRPAREGFRTAETVRLPYTDRSEAGRVLAERIVPMGLRDAVVLALPRGGVPVGYEIARRLDRPLDVLVTRKIGYPPQPELGVGAIAEGGAPVFDADLLGRLGLREADLEATVAAERAELDRRVEVYRRGRPLPETAGRPVIIVDDGLATGGTARAAVRAMRERGPSRLVLAVPVGAAETVAALEPEVDDLVVPAAPWDFRAVGQWYQDFEQLTDDDVIAWLDRAARDRGTG; this comes from the coding sequence ATGCCCTGGAACAGACCCGCACGTGAAGGCTTCCGGACGGCCGAGACGGTCCGGCTCCCCTACACCGACCGGAGCGAGGCGGGGCGGGTGCTCGCGGAGCGGATCGTCCCGATGGGGCTGCGGGACGCGGTCGTCCTGGCGCTGCCGCGGGGCGGCGTCCCCGTCGGGTACGAGATCGCGCGGCGGCTGGACCGCCCGCTCGACGTCCTGGTGACCCGCAAGATCGGCTACCCGCCGCAGCCGGAGCTGGGCGTCGGGGCGATCGCCGAGGGCGGCGCCCCGGTGTTCGACGCCGACCTGCTGGGGCGGCTCGGGCTGCGCGAGGCGGACCTGGAGGCCACCGTCGCGGCCGAGCGCGCCGAGCTCGACCGCCGGGTCGAGGTGTACCGGCGCGGGCGGCCGCTGCCGGAGACGGCGGGCCGGCCGGTGATCATCGTGGACGACGGGCTCGCGACGGGCGGCACCGCCCGGGCCGCGGTGCGGGCGATGCGCGAACGGGGGCCGTCGCGGCTGGTGCTCGCGGTGCCGGTGGGCGCCGCCGAGACCGTGGCCGCGCTGGAGCCCGAGGTGGACGACCTGGTGGTGCCCGCCGCCCCGTGGGACTTCCGCGCGGTCGGGCAGTGGTACCAGGACTTCGAGCAGCTCACCGACGACGACGTGATCGCCTGGCTGGACCGGGCGGCACGCGACCGGGGGACGGGCTGA
- a CDS encoding TetR/AcrR family transcriptional regulator produces the protein MTSNRHKKAGRPGRAARGAPEDGGAGAGGATRARTAQDAVLDAARDCVLAVGVRRTTLTDIARRAGVSRMTLYRRWPDVRTIVADLMTREWVGLGDSLQPPDDGRPVRPRFVDGLVAGVRAFRDHPLLRKIVEVDPELLLPYVLDRCGASQLVFLDLFEQALRAGHADGTIRRDHPARQARSILLVVQSYVLSAPTMFDDADPGLGPDAFDEELRHILERMLAP, from the coding sequence ATGACGTCGAATCGTCACAAGAAGGCGGGCCGTCCCGGACGGGCCGCCCGCGGCGCACCGGAGGACGGCGGGGCGGGCGCGGGCGGCGCGACCAGGGCGCGCACCGCCCAGGACGCCGTCCTCGACGCCGCCCGCGACTGCGTGCTGGCCGTCGGGGTGCGGCGGACGACCCTGACCGACATCGCGCGCCGCGCCGGCGTGTCCCGCATGACGCTGTACCGCCGCTGGCCGGACGTCCGCACGATCGTCGCGGACCTGATGACCCGCGAATGGGTCGGCCTCGGCGACTCCCTCCAGCCGCCCGACGACGGCCGCCCCGTCCGCCCGCGCTTCGTGGACGGCCTGGTCGCCGGGGTGCGGGCGTTCCGCGACCACCCGCTGCTCCGCAAGATCGTCGAGGTGGACCCGGAGCTGCTGCTCCCCTACGTCCTGGACCGCTGCGGCGCCAGCCAGCTGGTGTTCCTCGACCTGTTCGAGCAGGCGCTCAGGGCCGGGCACGCGGACGGGACCATCCGCCGCGACCACCCGGCCCGGCAGGCGAGGTCGATCCTGCTGGTCGTCCAGTCCTACGTGCTGTCGGCGCCGACGATGTTCGACGACGCCGACCCCGGACTCGGCCCAGACGCCTTCGACGAAGAACTCCGCCACATCCTGGAGAGGATGCTCGCGCCGTGA